A stretch of [Clostridium] scindens DNA encodes these proteins:
- a CDS encoding response regulator transcription factor — protein MHILIVEDDAAIRQELKQLLENALYQVTALDVFGDVATDIWKADPDIVLLDLNLPEESGFDICTKVRAVSEVPIIFLTSRTDSMDELTGMLKGGDDYITKPFQPPILLARIAAVLKRARKEAVGESARLSHNGVELDVARGYISFQGRQTELSKNELKILHCLFKKKGEIVPRVEIIEYLWDNQVFIDDNTLSVNMTRIRSKLEEIGVEGFIETRRGMGYRI, from the coding sequence ATGCATATTTTGATTGTGGAGGATGACGCTGCCATCCGCCAGGAACTGAAGCAATTGCTGGAAAATGCGCTGTATCAGGTGACGGCGCTTGACGTCTTCGGGGACGTGGCCACCGATATATGGAAGGCGGACCCGGACATCGTCCTTCTGGACTTGAATCTGCCGGAGGAGTCCGGGTTTGATATCTGTACGAAGGTGCGGGCGGTATCGGAGGTGCCCATCATCTTCCTGACCAGCCGTACGGATTCGATGGACGAGCTGACTGGAATGCTCAAAGGCGGGGATGACTATATTACCAAGCCATTCCAGCCTCCAATTCTGCTGGCCCGCATTGCGGCGGTGCTGAAGCGCGCCCGGAAAGAAGCAGTAGGGGAGTCGGCCAGGCTTAGCCATAACGGCGTGGAACTGGATGTTGCCAGAGGATACATAAGTTTCCAGGGCAGGCAGACGGAATTATCCAAAAATGAACTGAAGATTCTGCATTGTCTTTTTAAGAAGAAGGGGGAGATCGTCCCCAGAGTAGAGATTATAGAATACCTGTGGGATAATCAGGTATTTATTGATGACAATACGCTGAGTGTTAACATGACCCGCATCCGAAGCAAGCTAGAGGAGATTGGAGTGGAGGGCTTCATAGAGACCCGGAGAGGAATGGGGTATCGGATATGA
- a CDS encoding sensor histidine kinase codes for MKFIDFIKDRVMLLLLQGFAMFLLAGFLYATGYPTAYGAVIFLCWLLVLLAYLAVEYYRRKRYFKQMEEVLEHVDQRYLLGELMPESFRLEDHIYQDMIRKSNKSVIERIRQIEAEQKDYREYIESWVHEIKAPITGISLMCENHRDELTRRISLENQKIENYVDMALYYARSEEVYKDYVIQETDLQEVAREVLAKNKHYLIQNGIQAEIDCRHRTFTDKKWISFILNQLVLNATKYKRDSNACIRIETQEYAHGVRLLVSDNGIGIKEEELGRIYDKGFTGSNGRTHERSTGMGLYLCRKLCGRLGIDISARSQEGAGTQMILEFPVSSYLSKL; via the coding sequence ATGAAGTTTATTGATTTTATCAAAGATCGGGTGATGCTCCTTTTGCTTCAGGGATTCGCCATGTTCCTCCTGGCAGGGTTCCTCTATGCCACCGGATATCCGACCGCGTATGGCGCGGTAATCTTCCTGTGCTGGCTCCTTGTGCTGCTGGCTTATCTGGCAGTGGAATACTACAGGCGGAAACGTTATTTCAAGCAGATGGAGGAGGTGCTGGAGCATGTAGACCAGCGGTATCTTTTGGGAGAACTGATGCCGGAATCTTTCCGGCTGGAAGATCACATTTACCAGGATATGATACGCAAGTCCAACAAGTCGGTGATAGAGCGGATCCGCCAGATCGAGGCAGAACAGAAGGATTACCGGGAATATATTGAAAGCTGGGTTCATGAAATCAAGGCGCCGATCACCGGCATTTCGCTGATGTGCGAGAACCACCGGGACGAACTTACCAGGCGCATCAGCCTGGAGAACCAGAAGATCGAGAATTACGTGGATATGGCGCTGTACTATGCAAGATCAGAGGAAGTGTATAAGGACTATGTAATACAGGAGACAGACTTGCAGGAGGTAGCCCGGGAGGTGCTGGCGAAGAATAAGCATTATCTGATCCAGAACGGGATACAGGCGGAGATTGACTGCAGGCACCGGACCTTTACGGATAAGAAATGGATCTCTTTCATCCTGAACCAGCTGGTACTAAACGCTACCAAGTATAAGAGGGATTCAAACGCATGCATAAGAATCGAGACGCAGGAGTATGCGCATGGCGTCCGTCTGCTGGTAAGCGACAATGGAATTGGGATCAAGGAAGAAGAACTGGGGAGAATCTATGACAAGGGATTTACAGGAAGCAATGGAAGAACCCATGAACGCTCTACCGGCATGGGACTCTACCTTTGCAGAAAACTGTGCGGCAGGCTGGGCATCGACATTTCTGCCAGATCCCAGGAAGGCGCTGGCACGCAGATGATCCTGGAATTTCCGGTCAGCAGCTATCTTTCAAAACTGTAA